One window of Pseudacidobacterium ailaaui genomic DNA carries:
- a CDS encoding cupredoxin domain-containing protein — translation MNQVRRCFFVFLMMVWVVPAFLGAQAERTITIHAKRYQFVPGEITLVKGEPVRLVLISDDVDHGLAVKGLGIREEMPKHKTVEVEVTPEQTGDFPGSCSRFCGAGHAEMKFIVHVVEKQ, via the coding sequence GTGAACCAGGTCCGGCGCTGTTTCTTTGTCTTTCTGATGATGGTATGGGTTGTGCCTGCTTTTCTGGGGGCGCAGGCGGAACGCACCATCACCATTCATGCCAAGCGGTATCAGTTTGTCCCCGGAGAGATCACGTTGGTGAAGGGCGAGCCTGTGCGGCTGGTGCTGATCTCAGATGATGTGGATCATGGACTGGCCGTCAAAGGGCTTGGTATCCGTGAGGAGATGCCGAAGCACAAGACCGTGGAAGTAGAGGTCACTCCCGAGCAGACAGGAGATTTTCCGGGAAGCTGCTCGCGGTTTTGCGGTGCGGGCCATGCGGAAATGAAGTTTATCGTCCATGTAGTCGAAAAGCAGTGA